A region from the Deltaproteobacteria bacterium genome encodes:
- a CDS encoding IS1 family transposase: MSSRSKVRPACPICPKDYGAVIKYGFFKRVTGHMPRIQRYFCKLCRSAFSAQTGGLTYRERKPHLTQLVMRSLMESVSQRGCSRMLGCRPVTVARKVIRLGARAEFHLKARNSQDLVDGSETIAVFDEMETFEHSKCKPVSIALAVSASTRQVLAVSAAQMPANGLLKDVALKRYGPRKDHRRESLEAVLKEVARLCPSLTVLKSDQCPRYRRIVKKIFPKPVVHQAFKGRRGCVVGQGELKRGGRDPLFALNHTCAMFRDRIKRLARRTWCTTKKIDRLNCLLNIYAWWHNQLVTRAKRPFRIC, encoded by the coding sequence ATGTCTTCTAGGTCTAAAGTGCGTCCCGCTTGTCCCATTTGTCCAAAAGATTATGGGGCGGTAATTAAATACGGATTTTTTAAGCGCGTGACGGGACACATGCCGCGTATTCAGCGTTATTTCTGTAAGCTTTGTCGCTCCGCATTTTCCGCACAAACTGGTGGACTTACTTATCGCGAGCGCAAGCCGCACCTCACACAGTTAGTCATGCGTAGTCTTATGGAATCCGTATCTCAGCGTGGGTGTTCACGCATGCTTGGCTGCCGACCAGTCACGGTAGCTCGAAAGGTCATCCGGCTTGGTGCAAGGGCAGAGTTTCATTTAAAAGCACGCAACTCTCAAGATTTGGTTGATGGATCGGAAACTATTGCTGTTTTTGACGAGATGGAGACGTTTGAGCACTCGAAATGTAAGCCTGTATCGATCGCACTGGCTGTGTCGGCATCGACTAGGCAGGTGCTTGCGGTGAGCGCGGCACAAATGCCTGCGAATGGTCTTCTTAAGGATGTTGCTTTAAAAAGATACGGACCGCGCAAGGACCATCGCCGCGAATCTTTGGAGGCAGTGTTAAAGGAGGTAGCGCGCCTTTGTCCGAGTCTCACTGTATTGAAATCTGATCAGTGTCCGCGCTATCGACGTATAGTTAAAAAAATATTTCCGAAGCCGGTGGTTCATCAGGCTTTCAAAGGTAGGCGCGGCTGCGTGGTAGGACAGGGTGAGCTCAAGCGCGGTGGAAGGGACCCGTTGTTTGCGTTGAATCATACTTGTGCCATGTTTCGTGATCGTATAAAGCGACTAGCGCGAAGAACTTGGTGCACCACGAAGAAGAT
- a CDS encoding DUF3108 domain-containing protein, producing the protein MRKLAGLCCPKFLVLAGAWVSVSPMVGLAVANPSPPPSECPKATQMPADIPRSHVYADVPFKSGEAATYELTWSGIKAGYATMEVRAPRRHNGLWHRVFRIDAATGDWFKSIFVAKEAMEAVSRPWDFGVSQFYLEQNEGRLFGTSFQQKKWLSFDHDHCHVHERIQLPEKPEDNVDHELTQGANDALGVVYNLRTRNFKMGTIEKALVYTSEKNWFLEAEPVAMEKVTVPAGTFDTVKLRLQTFIGKDLQQKGDVWAWISTSTPERQLVQVQGEIKIGSVWIKLSSYMGGL; encoded by the coding sequence ATGAGAAAGTTAGCCGGATTGTGCTGTCCTAAGTTTTTGGTCCTGGCTGGTGCCTGGGTCTCGGTGAGTCCTATGGTTGGCCTCGCAGTGGCTAACCCCAGCCCCCCTCCAAGCGAATGTCCGAAGGCCACCCAGATGCCGGCCGATATCCCGCGCTCGCACGTCTATGCAGACGTCCCATTCAAATCCGGTGAGGCAGCCACCTACGAGCTCACCTGGTCGGGCATCAAGGCTGGCTACGCCACTATGGAGGTGCGTGCGCCGCGGCGTCACAATGGACTGTGGCATCGCGTCTTTCGAATCGATGCCGCGACGGGGGATTGGTTCAAGTCTATCTTCGTTGCAAAGGAAGCAATGGAGGCAGTATCGCGGCCGTGGGATTTCGGCGTCAGCCAGTTCTATCTGGAACAGAACGAGGGGCGGCTGTTCGGTACCAGTTTTCAGCAGAAAAAGTGGCTTAGCTTCGATCACGATCACTGCCATGTTCACGAACGAATTCAGCTGCCGGAAAAGCCAGAAGACAACGTGGACCACGAGCTGACACAAGGTGCGAACGATGCTCTCGGAGTGGTCTACAACCTGCGAACTCGTAATTTTAAGATGGGGACTATCGAGAAGGCCTTGGTCTATACCTCGGAGAAAAACTGGTTCCTCGAAGCCGAACCCGTGGCGATGGAAAAAGTGACGGTGCCCGCCGGGACGTTCGACACGGTGAAGCTAAGACTCCAAACTTTCATCGGTAAGGACCTACAGCAAAAGGGCGACGTGTGGGCCTGGATTTCCACGTCTACGCCCGAGCGCCAACTGGTTCAGGTGCAAGGAGAGATCAAGATCGGTTCGGTGTGGATCAAGCTGAGTTCGTACATGGGTGGCCTTTAA